gatgtgtTCTCGcaagcctattcaagtgaagcgattttttttacgaagattAGCGAAAGATGGGCGGAACCGTGCTGGGTTTCTTATTGTACTTCCTAAGTGCTACGCTTTTGCTGTGGGTCCTGTATCACGTTAAAATCGTGTTGCACTGCCTTAATGATCTTGGGGAGACAATGAAAGTGCCAAATTTGGAGTGCCATGAGATGACATTTCCTACCGCATCGGCGCATCGCATTAGAACAACTTGCGACCCACAGGTGTTCTAGAGCTGTTCGATTGTTGGTAACTTTGTATTTGTAGAGGTCGTATGTGAGAAATGCGTGCAACCTCACTACAGCTAGCTAACTCAGACATCTTTTAGTTTTCATTAAGTACATCGAGCTGAGGTGCAGGAATTTTGCAATTTGGGATTCTAAGCATACATTTTAAGCTGGTTTTTTAAATATACTATGAGAATTGCAGAACGATACCTGGAactcaatcaattttttttcgcatgggACGGCATGggttcctccttttttttatttcccctTAACTATCTGCACTTGGAACATAATATTAGTCTAATaatatatgtaaatattttctgaaCAGTCATCTATTGTTGCATGCTTCAAGATATAATAAAACGTTTCTCTACTGACTTGCAGCGGTATCCATCCCCATCTTCTACCTCCGACTCAATGGCACAACTGCGACACGACGTTGACATGACTCtgttatttcttgaaaagaaaaaaaaaacaaaagataataCACAAACTTTGAGTCCTGAGCTTGGAATAATCCAGATTCTTTTTGGAAACTGTGAAATCTACCTTAGAATTCAGGTATGTATACTTCAGTTAGAACTCTGTGGTATGTATATCTTTGTTTGTTGAAGTTTGTTCAAGCACTGAATGATGCTGAATGCATCTTCTTAATCCTTTTGGTGCGCCCTGATTTTCGATGTGTAGGTCAAACCAAGAAGGACGCAATGCAAAGAGCTAAACCCTGAGAAAGGTGGATTTGCTTCAACTTACCACAACTCGTGTTCTTACATGCTCCCCATGCTGCATATTTCCTCATCTCCACTTCTGAAGTTAACTCGTTCCTCACGCTCACGTATTGACTTACACTTGCATAGCTGCAGCATTTGAATATACCCCGAGCGTGAATAGAGCGTCTCATTCAAGAACATCACATTTAGAGAGTTACATTTGAAGCGACCTTtctccgtgtttttttttcaaattctgtcATCATTCGCCGTTTCCGGCTACCGCTAGAAGGAACGATACCAACAGCGAGACGAAGTACTTGAAGATAAAATGTTGAGTTTGCTAATGTTGATTTCAGGACCAGCCGAATGAACCTTTCACTGCGATTTAAGTTCCAGATTCAAGTCTTGTTGAAGAAGTTCAAGATTTGCTGGGAAATGGAAGAACAATATgtaaatttctattatttgaatatcatgatcatgctgaataataacgggcttattctgtcacgtgtgtttgtgtgtgtggaaGTGGGTtaacaaaattccaaaacgtGGAAACGAGTCCAATGGAGATAGATAGATGTACTGCGCAGTAAAGCGGTAAATTAGGGTGAAACGggttctacgctgtcgaattAGTGTGCTGATACCAGACTGCTATTAAATGGGGTGCGGATATACAATGAggacttacttagatacttggATGGCCCTTCTTCACCGGACGTGCTGGCCCTTGCAtttcttccattcatttcgcttcctcgccattgtcatccaacaTGTTCTCGAGTTCTGTGAGTGACGATGACGgggccgtatccagctgaacTCCAAGCTGGTCCATCCAtgtagcgaacacatcaccccatctcgtcgtcggtctccctcgagggcgtttctcttggggatccactctagtgttcttttagtccatctatcgtcgattcttctcataatgtgaccgtcccatttatgctttgctttcgatatatattccgctggatcACGAAGACAAGACATTACTTTTAATTTGGAGCTACGGAGGCTGGCGAGGTgctgtgtgcgccggttaaactttaGAGGGCATCTCCCAAGGGCACTGTGGGTAGTGAacagcttcctagacgtggcaacGGTGTCTgctcacgtctccgctgcgtaacacaGCGCTAGAAGAAGTGTCGAATCAAACAGATGGTTGCGGATTCGCAGAGACCCTGATGGGTGCTAATGCTGCCCACGCTGCTCtaatccttctattcagttcttccgtcaagtcgttttccatattcatagaacgtcctcgcagtaggcgttcttcatgaactgtgccttttttctgtttattcgcagttcTATCCTCTTCCCTTCTTCATTCAGTTCCTTGAGCACCGTCCGCATAAGGGACGTTGAAGAGAagtcttccatcaacacgtatgcccctctTCCCAAGAAGTTCTTCCCAAGAAGGTGATCTCATTATACATTGTATatcagccgtgaacagcttcgacgatatagtatcgccttgtcgtaccctcTTTCAATGAGTATGGTGAAGgtgcggtggaaaagctgtatcctagtggtgcatcgatcctAGCAATTGGCTGATGTCCTCATAAACAACGcttccacaccttgatcgaccaacgctgacagtattgcattcgtttctacgctatgaaaggctttctcatagtcgacgaaggagGAGTGGCAGGCAGAATGAAGTAGATGGCCTTCAGCctgaagaaagtctgctgatataatcTCGTAATCTCGTAATTCCGGGAGTAGAATCtctggtggagcttcaccagtggggatgatcgcgCTTGACACAGAAGCTGATGAAGGGAAAAGGTtggagtagaacctctccgtaataaTTTCCGTGTCAGACGAGAAGAGGTGCGAGTCTCGTCTTCACTCAGCAAAGCTGTTAGCGGAGTATTATTTCGTGGAGATTCCAGCGGCGCTTCTTTAGActcattcttctttgtgctgcttccagaatcttcttctgcctgtacttcgaAAGATCCTTCTGCAATACTTTCCCGCaactagtgtttgctactaaccgctcagtgtgcgatgcattcggatcaagcttCCACGtctgggtcctcctcgatgtgtcAGTCACTTTGAGGCAAGGAGTTCTCGAGTGCCCAATCGTCGTGAActacttctattttcttcgttgccgatagcagatgttcttttccatcgtgtggctaagtcctAATTTCGCACGAATGAGAAGGCGATCAGAACCACTGCAAagggatggtactactgagacgtcaagtaggcTCCACCCCCGGTTGATGAGTAGGTGGTCGATCTCACGAGTCGCGcaattgggcgattcccaggtccaccgacgatgatattttttttttcatgaaaagagagttctcATGAGAggggcgagcggcggacaacagtcCGGCGAGACAATTGCCATTTTTATTCCAGTTTCTAGTCAAAACCTTCtgatcctgtattcctcttctgcagcctttcctagttttgcgttgaagtctccgacaactaATTTTtggaaggacttctcgttgcggatcacttctTCCAGGCCCTCgcaaaacgcgtccaattcagaatcatcaTCAGCGACGTTTCGCTAAGACGATGGTGAATTTCAGAAGTGGTGTTCTCTTAGCTAAGCTTCCGATTTCGAGAAACCGGATGTGTCGATTTCCTTCGGGACGGGTCCTATCTATCTAGCTATCGAAATAGTGTGCTAGTGCCAGAATGCTGTAAAGGGGAGTGTGGGAGGTTCCCCAGCATCGAAATGGCGCGCCGGTCCCAACACCCACTACTATGGGGTGCGACTGGTCCTATGGCGTCGTGCTAGTGCGCCAGCACCAGAAAACGGATTGGTAGGGGGCCGGAGCAGTAGTGCCGCGCAAAAGCAGTGAATTTGCCAAGAAGTAAATGAAGCGCTGTGCGCTTTGAGAGCTGCTGTTGCGTTGCACTTTTATGACTCCTTCGCATGTCTATTCTCCTGCACGTTCCCCAAACACTCATCAATATCGTAACATCTTTCTTCGGAAATTAGAAATACGAATGAAACTGAGTGCTTAAATATTAGCtaactgtttacatgatctaaCTTGCAACCTTGTCTTAATCCGTACGATAGTTATGTTCTTGTCTTTTCATGTCAGCAGATTATTCTGCGTTCATTGTTATGAAGAAAGAGCAGACAAAGTCATGCATGGAATAATGTTCCAAGTCATACTTGGTATCATGTTAATCCGACTAACGCCGGACGTCAGACTATTTAGTGTGCATAGTTCGTTCCTTTCATAGATTAGATAATGCCACTactataaatttttattaatcagtgaaggcgagcgaagcgaacaccacagaaaagtcttaagtccggctttagccggacaagAGACTGGATTTTGAAATAACTCCAGAGAACTCTAGTATACCAAAGAATAGTAGAAATCGTTGGATTTGTGTGGTAATCGCCAGATAGGTTTAGGATACAGGAGTAGCAAAATATTGTTTTAGAAATGACTTATTTCACTTTTAACTCATCTAAAAATAACCTCTTTGCAATTTCTTTCTGCTCTAAGTGGCTCTTGATGAAGCCGGTGTTGTGTTGAAGGGTCATCACACGCAATCATAAGTTTTGCGGAAAGCAGTCAACTTATTCCACATTActccaatcaaaaaaaaaacttgtgataAGGAGGGTACTTgggcttgaaaaaaaaaatccacaaacagTTTGCCTTTCCTTGAAATTCTTCATTAactctcttccttttctgtcAGTTCATCATCCTTTACAGAAGTGTAAGGTGCGGCTTTAGTAAATTTGGTACCTAACCGCTCCGGTTTTACTGCCAACACACTGCGGCGCTACGTTGAACACTAAAGTTAGAGGGAAAATTTGGTTGTTTTGtgtgcaaaaattttcaaaagaatcgcATGACGGCAGTAACCTACAGATTGAAGAGAGTAAACTTGAAATAACATATGTGTTAATCTTTGCGTCAGGTTTCATGCCACATCTCCTAACTCCAAAAAGAATTTCGGGAAGAATTTCAGCATGTGGGATTGTTTTGAAATAGGAGCTAAAGAATGTAAAAACTCTGAGTCGAAAACGCTCTGATTTTTTCACCAAGGTGATGCGCAGAATTATGGAGAATTGtgcaaaacatttttcaactACTCGGTGGAAGCCGCTACTATTGTCAAAGGTTTATCTCCTCTTCAAAATTATTCGTAGAGAGGAACCGGCAGCACTCACTTCCTTCCTCTTAACTGCTGCTAGTTAAAATGATCTAAGTTTCATTCTAATTCTGATAAACATAATCATTCTACATCAATCACTCATACGTGTTTGTACAGCCACAACCATGGAGGTACACTACACAGACCTAGTGGGTTCATTTCTTGAGGAATAACGAGCGGTGGACAGTCGAAGGCAAgttactttttctttagacTGCATTGCCGCGGTGAGTTTGGCGATTAACACAGGGTCAGCAATCCGTTGTTAACAATTGTACTCATGCTTCAATCCGCCTAGGATGAGGTAATGTCTCGGACTTCGATTTCGAGTCActaaggtttatgaacgcataTTGGCGTAAGCACTGACTTGCGGGATCATCTGATTTATCGATTCAGTCTCCGTGAACgattttcaatgaacctcaGCATGACGATGATCCAATATTTGTCCTGTTAGTATGATCCGGACAAGAGGAGGTTAACCTATGGAAATTGCTTGGAGTTTTCAAAGTTACTTTAGAAGTAATATCatgtttgaatatttttacttttactttagaTTACTTagattatttacttttagaaGTAATATCATggtttgaatatttttgaggAGTGGAACTGACTTATGAAAGAAAGCTATGAAGGCCATCATCGAAAAATACAATCAAAAATAGAGACGTGAATTCCttcaataaagaaataagataGTTTGGCGAGTTCGGCGGTTACAGCACTGTCAGCAATCCGTTCTGACCAGTTGTACTCATGTTACTGACGCAATCCGCCTAGGTTCATCGTTCATGGTtattgaagtttatgaacgcatgTTGCCTTATGCACTGACTTGCAGGGCCAAGGctcaaatttcttttagaaagaaagaagatagtGTTGTTGGAACAAATACAAATcttattttacagaaaatgccattactttcaattttttctgatcagtgaaggcgagcgaaccACGAACATAATAGGCGAACGTAGCCAGTGAGAATAACCGACCGAGTTACAGGCTCCGTTCCGAGTCCAAAAAAATTTGGATTGTAAAATCTGTCAGACAGAACACGTACGACAAAGTTGTGGTCATGTCAGTGATGTGAAGCCAGCGGTATGGCCAATAACTTTCCTTCAGTATGAATTTCCAATAAAGACGATGCCTTATATGAATAAGATGTTTATTTTTCGGCTCAAATATAGAAAGGTTTCATAGAAGCATCGAACAgctaagtaatttttttcaaagcaaaagtTTTTTCGAGAGTTATACAGTGATTTTACAACCGGAATTTTGGCATTCTACAAGAATGTCATAATCGTCTGACAGGGTGATACGATCTGTCCCAAAATATTTAGTGCTACACTCGAAAATGTAATGAGAAAGTTTGACAAAGGTATGAAGGTTCATAGATTGGTGTTTCCATCTTCCTTTTGGTGAAGAAATCGTCTTGGAAATACCTAATATCAGTTATGCAGAACGAATAAAGCTCGATAAATACAGTGAGGGGTGCTAAATGTTTTAAGGTGAATGTGCATGtctttgagaaataaatgcaTACTCTGACTCTCTGCGGGACGAACATGTTCGGATGTACCAACAATGTAAACAAATCAAGGTCAATAAAGGCCTGACCATCTAGCTAAGCAGGTGTCAGGTAGAGGTAGAGCTGAGGAGGAAAATGTGGTCAGCGCAGCTGATCGTTAAAACGAAAGAATGATGGTGAGAGTGCTTTGTTACTGCTTCACACAAGTAAAAGAAGGAATTCGACGTTCCGTCCTATGTCAGCTATCCAAGATTAGGGACGATGCcacatttttcaaggaaactGTGATAAGGTAAGCCAGTCACGTGATCTGCTTAGTGGCAAGTGGTGGACCAGAACCATCGGCAACTGAATATCACACCAATATCaaacgcactacaggaagacagCGGAACCCCAGCCCTCTCCACAACATCGTTCGTTGAGAACCATGATACTCTTCTCTCCCAAGGGATCAGTGATTAGTGTGCGGGCGCCATAAAGCCGTTAAGTGTGGTGACAAGTCTCACCGCATCGCCGCAGTGCGGTAGTGTTGTGCAAGACTCTAAGCGAATTCGTCAAGAACTGATTGAGACGTTATGTTTCACAGGCGTAAAAACTGGGTTTCGGTTCCCATCTATGTACTACCATCAACGTTTTTTCCGCGCGTTTCCTCCATCACGTTGGTCAGACCgcttcagaaattggaaacacgaactaaatggctgcttaaatattGAATGACAGTTTAaggaatctgacgtagaaccgtatctttatcagtatgcTCTCCTAAATGGCGTGCATTGTGGACAGTTATCTCACCTGGATGAGACCGTTTTTCAAGCACACGGAATTATAGGGTGCCTGTAAAATTACGGTGCATTTTTGCCCGGTCAcaagaaaacaagcaaacaagttagaaatgtgaaatctttACAGAGTAAAAGGAATGCTCTCCAAGTTTCATacctatttaaaggcatcactccacatcacgaatctgaggtggtgcagatttcaggtggagtattcgtgtaagggagtgtagattatggagaggaaggtgattccgtccatttcatctcaattgtcgtaaaaaacgatgAGATGCCGCACAAAGATGGCGCGTGGCTGACAGCTTACggaatctgacgtagaaccGTATATTTATCAGTACGCTCTCCTAAATGGTGTGCATTGTGGACAGTTAGCTCACCTTGATGAGACCGTTTCTCAAGCACGCAGAATCATAGGGTGCCCGTAATATCACTGTGTACTTTTGCCTGGACTGCGGCGTGAGCTAGGGCTGATATGCTTCTGCGTGGTGTTGTGTCACCACCTGCGTGCTGGCACGCTCGCGCATCATAGTGCTCGAATTTGAGGAGTTTACCTTTTGTTTGGTCAAAATTTCACATT
The Necator americanus strain Aroian chromosome I, whole genome shotgun sequence genome window above contains:
- a CDS encoding hypothetical protein (NECATOR_CHRI.G3139.T1) encodes the protein MISAEDDTFYYYYFVALEEQLQQPVKRNLLNMFNVAPQCVGSKTGARNVADDDSELDAFCEGLEEVIRNEKSFQKLVVGDFNAKLGKAAEEEYRIRRNSMNKFYADC